The Candidatus Reconcilbacillus cellulovorans genome segment ATCAGCCGCGTCCCGTCGGTCGTGTATTTTATGGAAAACTGCTGGTACAACGTCGTCTGCCTCTTGGAAAATGGCGGGCGTGTCCGGTATTATTGCAATCTTTCGTCGCCGGCGCGCAGGTCGGCGGGCGAAATCACGTACGTCGACTACGATCTCGACGTGTTGGTCGACGAGAACGGGGAGGCGCACGTGCTCGACGAGGACGAGTTCGAACATCACCGACGGCAATTCCGCTACGGCGCCGACGTCGAGCGCAACGTCCGCCTTGGGCTGAACGAGTTGCTCAGGCGCATCCGAACGCGTGACAAGCCGTTTTCCGATGAAGTTTGCCGTCGCGTTTACGGCTGGTGGCGCGAGCGGGGGCGTCCGCGATGAAAGAAGTGCGCATTTACACGGACGGCGCTTGTTCGGGTAATCCCGGTCCCGGCGGGTGGGCGGCGGTGCTCTTTTACGGCGACCGGCGAAAAGAGATTTCCGGCGCTGAGCCGTCGACGACGAACAACCGGATGGAGCTGACGGCCGCGATCGAGGCGCTCAGGCGGTTGAAGGAGCCGTGTTCCGTCCGCCTGTTCACTGATTCGGCGTACCTGGTCAACGCGTTTCGGGAAAAATGGGTGGAGAAATGGGTGCAAAACGGCTGGCTGAACAGCAGGGGCGAGCCCGTCGACAACCGCGACCTGTGGGAGGAGCTCGTTCGACTTTTGTCCGTCCATCGCGTGGAGTTCGTCAAGGTCAAGGGGCATGAGGACGACGAGTGGAACAACGCCTGCGACCGACTGGCGCGGGAGGCGATCCGCAAGCTGGTTGAGCCTTGAGGAAAGGAGGACGCATCGTGGACGGCGCGGTCGTGTGCGCGGACGTCGACTGGGAGGCGCTGAAGCAGGAAATCCGCGAGGCGGCGCCGTCGCTCGGCATCGATAAAATTCGCTTCGCGTCGGCCGATCCGTTCGTCGAACTGCGCGGCATTCTGGAACGGCATCGGGCGCTCGGACGCGAGTCCGGTTTCGAGGAGCCGGATCTCGACAAGCGGACACGTCCGGAGCTGTCGCTGCGCGGCGCGCGGTCGATCATCGCCGTTGCGGTCGCGTATCCGTCGAAGCTGCCGAACCCGCCGAAGTCCGAGCCGGGCGCCCGGCGCGGCATTATTTCTCGATCCGCCTGGGGCGAAGATTATCATCGCGTATTGCGCGACCGTCTGTCGCGTCTCGACGCGTTCGTCCGCGAGCGCGTGCCGTGGGCGGAGACGGTCTGGATGTCGGACACCGGCGTGCTCGTCGACCGGGCGGTCGCGGAACGCGCCGGCATCGGCTGGATCGGAAAAAACTGTTCGATCATCACGCCGGAATTCGGGTCGTGGGTGTTTCTCGGCGAAATGATCACGAATCTGCCGTTTTCGCCGGACGAGCCGGTCACCGAGGCGTGCGGCTCGTGCACGAAATGCATCGATTTCTGTCCGACCGGCGCCCTTGTCGGCCCGGGACAGCTCGACGCGAAGAAATGTCTGTCGTTTCTGACGCAGACGAAAGGGCCGATCGACGACGAATACAAGGAAAAAATGGGCAACCGCCTGTACGGGTGCGACACGTGCCAGATCGTTTGCCCGCACAACCGCGGCAAACATGCGGAGCACCACCCGGAATTCCGGCCGGACCCGGAAAAGGTCAAACCGCTGCTCATTCCGCTTCTGTCGATGAACGAACGCGTGTTCCGGGAAGCGTACGGCGCGAGTGCCGCATCCTGGCGCGGGCGCAAGCCGATCCAGCGTAACGCCGTCATCGCGCTCGGCAATTGGCGCGATCCGACCGCCGTTCCGCATTTGGCCCGCGTGCTGCGCGAGGACCCGCGGCCGGTGCTCAGAGGGACGGCGGCGTGGGCGCTCGGCAAGATCGGCGGCGACGAGGCGCTCCGCGCGCTGGAGGAAGCGCGGGCGGCGGAGACCGACGCGTACGCCGTGCGGGAAATCGAACGGGCGATCGCCCGGCTGAAAGGAGGCGCGGGCGATGCTGCTCCGGCTGGCGCGGACGGACAGCCCGATCGGTCCTCTGTTGCTTGTCCGCAGTGAC includes the following:
- a CDS encoding ribonuclease HI, which encodes MKEVRIYTDGACSGNPGPGGWAAVLFYGDRRKEISGAEPSTTNNRMELTAAIEALRRLKEPCSVRLFTDSAYLVNAFREKWVEKWVQNGWLNSRGEPVDNRDLWEELVRLLSVHRVEFVKVKGHEDDEWNNACDRLAREAIRKLVEP